The Thermococcus sp. 21S7 genome window below encodes:
- a CDS encoding dipeptidase yields MIFDAHSDLPTFVYDERKAGKTRVLEGNWHFFNGWVSSRVMAIWTRPDRRKDATVYGFEVLNAFLKDVEESERFELVTTVDGMKKAVEEGRVALWLGLEGGEPIGESIHLLEVFYRLGLRVLTLTWSLRNAIGDGVFERTGGGLTNFGRDVVGKAEELGIVIDLSHINEAGFWDTLDATAFPVIASHSNARRLCDHPRNLTDEQIKAIAERDGVIGAVAIPSFVHRDHATLERYMEHIAYMVDLAGYRHVGLGFDFVYYLPGWSGRSVEGFENESKIPALIEKLRENFSEKEVEAITSKNFERVFERVVG; encoded by the coding sequence ATGATATTCGACGCCCATTCGGACCTCCCCACCTTCGTCTACGATGAGAGAAAGGCAGGAAAAACGCGCGTCCTCGAAGGGAACTGGCACTTCTTCAACGGCTGGGTTAGTTCGAGGGTTATGGCGATATGGACGAGGCCGGACAGGCGAAAGGACGCAACCGTTTACGGCTTCGAGGTTTTGAACGCCTTTCTCAAGGACGTCGAGGAGAGCGAGCGCTTCGAACTCGTGACGACGGTCGATGGCATGAAGAAGGCCGTCGAGGAAGGAAGGGTCGCTCTCTGGCTCGGCCTTGAGGGCGGCGAGCCCATAGGTGAGAGCATCCACCTCCTAGAGGTCTTCTACCGCCTTGGACTGAGGGTTCTAACGCTCACCTGGAGCCTGCGCAACGCGATAGGCGACGGGGTCTTTGAGAGAACCGGCGGGGGGCTCACCAATTTCGGTCGGGACGTCGTTGGAAAGGCCGAGGAGCTGGGAATCGTCATTGACTTGAGCCACATAAACGAAGCCGGCTTCTGGGACACCCTGGACGCGACAGCCTTTCCGGTCATAGCCTCCCACTCCAACGCGAGGAGACTCTGTGACCACCCCCGAAACCTCACCGACGAGCAGATAAAGGCTATAGCGGAGCGCGATGGCGTCATCGGGGCAGTGGCCATTCCAAGCTTCGTTCACAGGGATCATGCAACGCTGGAACGGTACATGGAGCACATCGCGTACATGGTCGACCTGGCCGGCTACCGGCACGTCGGCCTCGGCTTCGACTTCGTCTACTACCTCCCCGGCTGGAGCGGAAGGAGCGTCGAGGGCTTCGAGAATGAATCGAAGATTCCTGCGCTCATTGAAAAGCTGAGGGAGAACTTCAGCGAGAAAGAGGTGGAGGCGATAACCTCCAAGAACTTCGAGCGCGTTTTTGAGAGGGTCGTGGGATGA
- a CDS encoding DUF531 domain-containing protein has product MLTLALYNTYDPKKLHEAHLRAIARAGPIAYAYGFHLALVGFPFEGKPVDVAREISSHTTIGEGGRYLLELAGGNRFHLLEFPRKGFPPQFGIPVATTRKPSGEKEITPLELAERALHGESFLLLVGLGRHGLPKEIFKTARYHMDITGKRVSLETCTAIGAIPARISTLMEALKWRTHGRRI; this is encoded by the coding sequence ATGTTGACGCTGGCGCTTTACAACACATACGACCCTAAAAAACTCCACGAGGCCCACCTAAGGGCGATAGCCAGGGCAGGGCCGATAGCCTACGCCTACGGCTTCCACCTCGCGCTCGTGGGGTTTCCTTTCGAGGGCAAACCGGTTGACGTTGCCCGCGAGATAAGCTCCCACACCACCATCGGCGAGGGAGGCAGGTATCTCCTTGAGCTGGCCGGGGGAAACCGCTTCCACCTTCTGGAGTTCCCCAGGAAGGGCTTTCCGCCTCAGTTTGGGATTCCGGTTGCAACGACGAGGAAGCCGAGCGGGGAGAAGGAGATAACCCCGCTGGAGCTTGCGGAGAGGGCCCTCCACGGTGAGAGTTTCCTCCTTCTGGTTGGCCTCGGCAGGCACGGTCTTCCGAAGGAAATCTTTAAGACCGCTCGCTATCATATGGACATTACGGGGAAGCGGGTGAGCCTTGAAACGTGCACCGCGATAGGTGCCATACCTGCGAGAATAAGCACACTCATGGAGGCGCTGAAATGGAGGACTCATGGAAGAAGGATTTAG
- a CDS encoding signal peptidase I: protein MEDSWKKDLAWILVALLAVFALQTGLKIILHTDAPLVIVVSESMEPVFYRGDVVLLKGISEENIDDVHVNDVIVYKRPGYEYPIIHRVRGIATVELGGKVEKCFVTWGDNNWAPDPDYPTPYGMIPCVPAYAVEDKALMVFPKIGLIPLIIREHLGLG from the coding sequence ATGGAGGACTCATGGAAGAAGGATTTAGCGTGGATACTTGTGGCACTGCTCGCGGTTTTTGCCCTTCAAACGGGTCTTAAGATAATCCTTCACACGGATGCGCCCCTCGTGATAGTGGTGAGCGAGTCCATGGAGCCGGTCTTCTACCGCGGTGACGTCGTCCTGCTCAAAGGCATAAGCGAGGAGAACATAGACGACGTGCACGTGAACGATGTCATAGTTTACAAGCGCCCCGGTTACGAGTACCCGATAATTCACCGCGTGAGGGGGATAGCGACCGTCGAGCTAGGCGGAAAGGTGGAGAAATGCTTCGTAACGTGGGGGGACAACAACTGGGCACCCGACCCGGATTACCCAACCCCCTACGGAATGATACCCTGCGTTCCGGCCTACGCGGTTGAGGACAAGGCCCTGATGGTTTTCCCGAAGATAGGCCTCATCCCCCTGATCATAAGGGAACACCTCGGCCTGGGATGA